The Euphorbia lathyris chromosome 2, ddEupLath1.1, whole genome shotgun sequence genome includes a window with the following:
- the LOC136217332 gene encoding MDIS1-interacting receptor like kinase 2-like has translation MCVFFELITRFIPSSIGYLFQLQTLKLSANFIGGELPSRIGKLLNLMELDLSRNLLTGEIPSSISYLVQLRELDISHNNLSGQIPNSIVCLAYRYSIQVNFENNSFTDQFPKCLSTYQSSECYYQDNCFSSNKVLYVKLCLPIAMFIALFILGFVFLYLRKHKANKSIQDEATMLRKDGDLFSIWNFDGNIAFQDIIEATQDFDIRYCIDTGGYGSVYRAQLPTGKVVALKKLHRLEAEDPIFDRCFNNEIRILTQICHKNIVKLYGFCLHKRCMFLIYEYMERGNLFCKLRNDDEAAELDWNTRVEIVKAIAHALAYMHHDCNPPIVHRDLSTNNILLNSELKGFLSDFGTARLLHPDSSNQTIIAGTYGYIAPELAYTMVVTEKCDVYSFGVVALEILMGKHPGDLISSSSMTNVMLSEVLDERLPPPRSKSDIQDITIVFLIGLACLNGKPKSRPTMKWVSQQFLLGRRSIPCKPPHEISLWEMKNYSKHVIGEVSRQEGDLDIEMSTFSSN, from the exons ATGTGTGTTTTTTTTGAACTG ATCACTCGTTTTATACCTTCCTCAATTGGATACCTTTTCCAGCTACAGACTTTAAAACTGAGTGCCAATTTTATAGGTGGGGAATTACCTTCTAGAATTGGGAAGTTACTTAATTTAATGGAATTGGATCTGAGTCGCAATTTACTTACCGGTGAGATACCTTCCTCAATTAGTTATTTAGTACAACTACGCGAATTGGATATAAGCCACAATAATCTGTCAGGCCAAATACCAAATTCAATTGTTTGCTTAGCCTATCGATATTCGATACAAgtgaattttgaaaataattcttTCACGGATCAATTTCCAAAGTGTTTAAGCACTTACCAATCCTCAGAATGTTACTACCAAGACAATTGTTTTTCATCTAATAAGGTTTTATACGTCAAACTATGTCTTCCCATTGCCATGTTCATTGCCTTGTTCATTCTTGGATTTGTATTCCTTTATCTACGAAAGCACAAAGCCAACAAAAGTATCCAAGACGAGGCGACCATGTTAAGGAAAGATGGAGACTTGTTCTCCATATGGAACTTTGATGGAAACATCGCTTTTCAAGACATCATTGAAGCTACTCAAGACTTTGACATCAGATATTGCATTGACACTGGTGGCTATGGCAGTGTTTACAGAGCTCAACTTCCTACTGGCAAAGTTGTTGCCTTGAAGAAACTCCATCGATTGGAAGCTGAAGACCCAATCTTCGACAGATGTTTCAATAATGAGATCAGGATACTAACACAAATATGCCATAAGAACATTGTCAAGCTTTATGGATTCTGTTTGCACAAACGATGCATGTTTTTGATATATGAGTACATGGAAAGAGGTAACTTATTTTGTAAGTTGAGGAACGATGATGAAGCTGCAGAATTGGATTGGAATACAAGAGTTGAGATTGTGAAAGCAATAGCACATGCTTTAGCATATATGCATCACGATTGTAACCCACCCATTGTTCATCGCGACTTGTCAACCAACAACATCCTGTTGAACTCTGAATTGAAAGGCTTTCTATCTGATTTTGGAACGGCTAGGCTACTTCACCCTGATTCTTCCAATCAAACTATTATTGCCGGTACCTACGGTTACATTGCTCCAG AGCTCGCCTACACCATGGTAGTGACAGAAAAGTGCGATGTATATAGTTTTGGAGTTGTAGCATTGGAAATATTAATGGGAAAACATCCAGGAGATCTCATTTCATCATCTTCTATGACCAATGTTATGCTAAGTGAAGTACTTGATGAACGTCTACCGCCTCCGAGAAGTAAAAGTGACATTCAAGATATAacaattgtttttttaattggaTTGGCATGCTTGAATGGTAAGCCCAAGTCTAGACCGACGATGAAATGGGTGTCTCAGCAATTTCTATTAGGTAGAAGATCAATACCTTGCAAGCCTCCTCATGAAATTTCACTATGGGAGATGAAGAATTACAGCAAGCATGTAATAGGTGAAGTTTCACGGCAAGAAGGTGACCTTGATATCGAAATGTCTACATTTTCATCAAATTAA
- the LOC136219289 gene encoding MDIS1-interacting receptor like kinase 2-like isoform X2 has product MGYLFELWTLNLSTNFIGGELPPTIGNLVLLMQLDLSWNSISGEIPSSIGNLVLLNFLDISNNNMSGQIPNSFACLADQSWRQVNFENNYFTDQFPKCSRSNQSSKCYDQDTCSSFNKIFYIKLCIPIALFIALFVLGFLFLYLRKHNAKKGTQDEATMLRNEGDLFSIWNFDGNIAFQDIIQATQDFDIKYCIGTGGYGSVYRAQLPTGKVVALKKLHRLEAEDPIFDRCFKNEIRMLTQIRHRNVVKLYGFCLHKRCMFLIYEYMERGNLFCVLRNDDEAAELDWNTRVEIVKAIAHALAYMHHDCNPPIVHRDLSTNNILLNSELKGFVSDFGTARLLHPDSSNQTLIAGTYGYIAPELAYTMVVTEKCDIYSFGVVTLEILMGKHPGDLISSSSMTNVMLNEVLDEHLPPPRTKSVIEDIISVTIIGLACLNDQPKCRPTMKWVSQQFLSRRRPLMPCRPPHEISLMELKDYSKHVISEVSCQQGITQI; this is encoded by the exons ATGGGATACCTTTTTGAGCTATGGACGTTAAACTTGAGTACCAACTTCATAGGTGGGGAATTACCTCCTACAATAGGAAACTTAGTTCTTTTAATGCAATTGGATTTGAGCTGGAATTCCATTAGTGGTGAGATACCTTCCTCTATTGGAAATTTAGTACTGTTGAATTTCTTGGATATCAGCAACAATAATATGTCAGGACAAATACCAAACTCATTTGCTTGCTTAGCGGATCAATCTTGGAGACAGgtgaattttgaaaataattatttcaCGGATCAATTTCCAAAATGTTCAAGGTCTAACCAATCCTCAAAGTGCTACGATCAAGACACTTGCTCTTCTTTTAATAAGATTTTCTACATCAAACTATGCATTCCCATTGCATTGTTCATTGCCTTGTTCGTTCTTGGGTTTCTATTCCTTTATCTACGAAAGCACAATGCCAAGAAGGGTACCCAAGATGAGGCTACGATGTTAAGGAACGAGGGTGACTTATTCTCCATATGGAACTTTGATGGAAACATCGCTTTTCAAGACATCATTCAAGCTACTCAAGACTTTGACATCAAATATTGCATTGGCACTGGTGGCTATGGCAGTGTTTACAGAGCTCAACTTCCTACTGGCAAAGTTGTTGCCTTGAAGAAACTTCATCGATTGGAAGCTGAGGACCCAATCTTCGACAGATGTTTCAAAAATGAGATCAGGATGCTAACACAAATACGGCATAGGAACGTTGTCAAGCTTTATGGATTCTGTTTGCACAAACGATGCATGTTTTTGATATACGAGTACATGGAAAGAGGTAACCTATTTTGTGTGTTGAGGAACGATGATGAAGCTGCAGAATTGGATTGGAATACAAGAGTTGAGATTGTGAAAGCAATAGCACATGCTTTAGCATATATGCATCACGACTGTAACCCACCCATTGTTCATAGAGACTTGTCAACCAACAACATCCTGTTGAACTCTGAATTGAAGGGCTTTGTATCTGATTTTGGGACAGCTAGGCTACTTCACCCTGATTCTTCCAATCAAACTCTTATTGCCGGTACCTACGGTTATATTGCTCCAG AGCTCGCCTACACCATGGTAGTGACAGAAAAGTGtgatatatatagttttggagtTGTAACATTGGAAATATTAATGGGAAAACATCCAGGAGATCTCATTTCATCATCTTCTATGACCAATGTTATGCTAAATGAAGTACTGGATGAACATCTACCGCCTCCCAGAACTAAAAGTGTGATTGAAGATATAATATCTGTTACAATAATCGGACTAGCTTGCTTAAATGATCAGCCAAAGTGTCGACCAACAATGAAATGGGTGTCTCAACAGTTTCTATCTCGTAGAAGACCATTAATGCCCTGCAGGCCTCCTCATGAAATTTCTCTAATGGAGCTCAAGGATTACAGCAAGCATGTAATAAGCGAAGTTTCATGCCAACAAG GAATTACACAAATATAA
- the LOC136219289 gene encoding MDIS1-interacting receptor like kinase 2-like isoform X1, translated as MGYLFELWTLNLSTNFIGGELPPTIGNLVLLMQLDLSWNSISGEIPSSIGNLVLLNFLDISNNNMSGQIPNSFACLADQSWRQVNFENNYFTDQFPKCSRSNQSSKCYDQDTCSSFNKIFYIKLCIPIALFIALFVLGFLFLYLRKHNAKKGTQDEATMLRNEGDLFSIWNFDGNIAFQDIIQATQDFDIKYCIGTGGYGSVYRAQLPTGKVVALKKLHRLEAEDPIFDRCFKNEIRMLTQIRHRNVVKLYGFCLHKRCMFLIYEYMERGNLFCVLRNDDEAAELDWNTRVEIVKAIAHALAYMHHDCNPPIVHRDLSTNNILLNSELKGFVSDFGTARLLHPDSSNQTLIAGTYGYIAPELAYTMVVTEKCDIYSFGVVTLEILMGKHPGDLISSSSMTNVMLNEVLDEHLPPPRTKSVIEDIISVTIIGLACLNDQPKCRPTMKWVSQQFLSRRRPLMPCRPPHEISLMELKDYSKHVISEVSCQQDAKPTAIFFR; from the exons ATGGGATACCTTTTTGAGCTATGGACGTTAAACTTGAGTACCAACTTCATAGGTGGGGAATTACCTCCTACAATAGGAAACTTAGTTCTTTTAATGCAATTGGATTTGAGCTGGAATTCCATTAGTGGTGAGATACCTTCCTCTATTGGAAATTTAGTACTGTTGAATTTCTTGGATATCAGCAACAATAATATGTCAGGACAAATACCAAACTCATTTGCTTGCTTAGCGGATCAATCTTGGAGACAGgtgaattttgaaaataattatttcaCGGATCAATTTCCAAAATGTTCAAGGTCTAACCAATCCTCAAAGTGCTACGATCAAGACACTTGCTCTTCTTTTAATAAGATTTTCTACATCAAACTATGCATTCCCATTGCATTGTTCATTGCCTTGTTCGTTCTTGGGTTTCTATTCCTTTATCTACGAAAGCACAATGCCAAGAAGGGTACCCAAGATGAGGCTACGATGTTAAGGAACGAGGGTGACTTATTCTCCATATGGAACTTTGATGGAAACATCGCTTTTCAAGACATCATTCAAGCTACTCAAGACTTTGACATCAAATATTGCATTGGCACTGGTGGCTATGGCAGTGTTTACAGAGCTCAACTTCCTACTGGCAAAGTTGTTGCCTTGAAGAAACTTCATCGATTGGAAGCTGAGGACCCAATCTTCGACAGATGTTTCAAAAATGAGATCAGGATGCTAACACAAATACGGCATAGGAACGTTGTCAAGCTTTATGGATTCTGTTTGCACAAACGATGCATGTTTTTGATATACGAGTACATGGAAAGAGGTAACCTATTTTGTGTGTTGAGGAACGATGATGAAGCTGCAGAATTGGATTGGAATACAAGAGTTGAGATTGTGAAAGCAATAGCACATGCTTTAGCATATATGCATCACGACTGTAACCCACCCATTGTTCATAGAGACTTGTCAACCAACAACATCCTGTTGAACTCTGAATTGAAGGGCTTTGTATCTGATTTTGGGACAGCTAGGCTACTTCACCCTGATTCTTCCAATCAAACTCTTATTGCCGGTACCTACGGTTATATTGCTCCAG AGCTCGCCTACACCATGGTAGTGACAGAAAAGTGtgatatatatagttttggagtTGTAACATTGGAAATATTAATGGGAAAACATCCAGGAGATCTCATTTCATCATCTTCTATGACCAATGTTATGCTAAATGAAGTACTGGATGAACATCTACCGCCTCCCAGAACTAAAAGTGTGATTGAAGATATAATATCTGTTACAATAATCGGACTAGCTTGCTTAAATGATCAGCCAAAGTGTCGACCAACAATGAAATGGGTGTCTCAACAGTTTCTATCTCGTAGAAGACCATTAATGCCCTGCAGGCCTCCTCATGAAATTTCTCTAATGGAGCTCAAGGATTACAGCAAGCATGTAATAAGCGAAGTTTCATGCCAACAAG ATGCTAAACCGACAGCAATCTTTTTCCGATGA